The window GGCAACTTCCTCAGCTTCCaagtcttctccttcctcccgacGGCCACCAAGATCGTGTTCCGCCGACGGTGGGAGAAGCTCGtctcgctgcggcggcggcaggaggagctcTTCGCCCCGCTGATTCAGGCGAggagggaggccggcgccgACGGGGACTGCTACGTGGACTCCATGGTGAAGCTGACCATCCCCGAGGATGGAGGGAGGGCGCTCACCGACGGTGAGATCGTGAGCCTCTGCTCTGAGTTCCTCAGCGCCGGCACcgacaccaccgccaccacgctACAGTGGATCCTGGCGAACCTGGTCAGGAACCCAGCGATGCAGGACAGGCTGCGGGACGAGGTGAACGGCGTCGTCGGCgacgccaccggcggcgaggtgcgcGAGGACGACCTGCAAGCGATGCCGTACCTCAAGGCGGTGGTTCTGGAGGGGCTCCGGCGCCACCCGCCGGGGCACTACGTGCTCCCGCACGCCGCGCACGAGGACACGACGCTGGACGGGTACCGCGTGCCCGCCAGCGCGCCGGTGAACTTCGCGGTGGGCGAGATCGGCCTCGACGAGGAGGTGTGGGACGCGCCCGCCGAGTTCCGGCCGGAGCGGTTCCTGCCCGGCGGGGAAGGGGAGGACGTGGACCTGACGGGGAGCAAGGAGATCAAGATGATGCCCTTTGGCGCGGGGCGGAGGGTCTGCCCCGGCATGGCGCTCGCGCTGCTGCACCTCGAGTACTTCGTGGCCAACCTCGTGAGGGAGTTCGAGTGGCGCGaggccgacggcgaggaggtCGACCTCACCGAGAAGCTCGAGTTCACTGTGGTCATGAAGCGGCCGCTCAGGGCTAGGGCCGTCCCactgcggtcgccgccgcccgccgttgcGGCTGCTTGATCGATCGAGTTCACTCTTGTCGATCTCTAGCATGGTAATTTGGGATTCTTGCTTATCATGTCGCGCCATTATGTTATGTACGTAGACCCAACTATTAAGGTAACAAATTAATtttctcttgttcttttgggtgTGTACTAGTGGTCTCGTAGCAATCTGAAGCTAGCTCAACTAATGTGTATGTGCGTACAATAAAACATCAAATAGTAACTATTTAGTACACTAGTACAGAGTTGAATTATTGAGGTCATTCAACATAACTATAAGTTGAGCTCCATTGAGCTAATTTTGCGAAAATGAAAATAAAGTGATGATAAAAAGTGAAAGGGTCTAGTCTGCTTCCATGGAGgtattaaaaaaaaggaaaagatgtATTACCCATCATCAAGTTCTCGGGAAGATGGGATCTAGGAATGGGGAACGGAAACAGCATATGTGATGAATTTTTGTACTGTGGGAACGAAAATTTTCCCTCGTTCTCATACCCGTAACAGCGTTTCCGGAATATGGTATCACCTCCACGGATCATTTGACATTCAAAATTAGGAATATCAAAGGGACGAAGGGAGTATATGTGTTGGGGGAGAAGTTGCTTATATATAGCGACATAATTGTGATTTGCAACAAAACTATTTACGTCCTTCTGAAGTTCAAATGTAATAATAAAAACGAGGAGCCACCAACTGAGACGTTCCTGGATTCCAGAGGCTACGTACCAAGTGCCAATGTGATTCCTAACTAGCAGGGATTATTAGCTAGTTATACAATCAGCAAGGGAAAGTTGCAGTTTGATTAATTGATATTGAATAAATTCCTAATGCTCTAATTCAAGTCGTGATTTCCAAAATTTGAGCTCTCAATTAGTGTGTTTTTTATGTAATATAAGGACTGATTGTATGCTACTACGTACTCTATGAGAATACTGCCAAGCCACATATAAGATACTGCGACACAATAAAAGAGAACTACAATCCTCCTACATGCCCATTTCCTTTAAAATACTATACATAAAAGATGAACAAGGAGTAGAATCTAACCACAGATGGTATACCTTGAGATCCTCACAAAATTTGAATTAATACATCAAGAAGAAACAAACAAATATCACAACTATGGTCCTTGTACAATATAACTTTAAAACCTATTTTTGTCATGCCTAAATCAAAAGTTTTGTCATGCCTAAATCAAAAGTTTTGAATTATTGAAAACAAACAGGTCACTCATGTTACCTTGTACACATAATTTTGATTTTGAATTACTGGGATAATCCGAGAAGCCATAGGCAGCCTATCTAATTGAACTCCATATTCCAATTTTACAATGTACGCCTTTTCATTTGCACTCTGCAGCCACTAATTCCAAGCACCAATTGTCACTGAACTAGTATTCTGAAAGTAGTGGCCCCGTAGCTGTCCAGATATCTGAACTATCATGGAGGAGTGTGATTTTGCGGTATATTCCATTGGTGATGTGATATTttataggagaagatcatagagTAGATCACGAACTCTACGCTTGCATCAGGTTCTGatcaaaataaaaacaaaaacaacaaaacaGGCGCACGAACTCTACGCGCACGTCGGGCTCTGATCACAATCAAAACAGAAACAACGAAACAGACCCATGCATCTCAAGCTTTTCTAATGAACGCTACTACAGAAATCTTTTCAGAGGCGGTTAAAAACTATTTACAGAGGCGGGCACCCCTAACGGCCTCTAGCACATCGTCACATTAAACAGACATTAACAGATGCAGTTTTTtgcccgcctctgttaatagtacaaaaaataaaaaaacaaaagcttGCCGAGCCCATCCGGGCCCGGTGAGCCtatcgcgccgccggccgcccgtggcagcggccgcggccgtgctccgcttcgcgccgccgtccgctgcgctccgtgctgccgccgccactcctGGCCCTccgtgccgcgcccgcgcgcagc is drawn from Panicum virgatum strain AP13 chromosome 1N, P.virgatum_v5, whole genome shotgun sequence and contains these coding sequences:
- the LOC120653983 gene encoding cytochrome P450 89A2-like is translated as MEDWLFYSLTTLFCLLCSLLLRRTRSPGKVVHAADESIPPLPPGPASPPVVGPLRFLARRDFDLEPVLRRLAREHGPVFTFAPLGKARPTIFVAARGAAHRALVQRGAAFASRPPTTASGAVLTSGGRSVSSSPYGATWRALRRNLAAGVLNPARRRAFSPARRWVLDVLVSRVHTDGGAGERPVAVMEPFQYAMFCLLVHMCFGDRLGDARVRDIEAAQRELLGNFLSFQVFSFLPTATKIVFRRRWEKLVSLRRRQEELFAPLIQARREAGADGDCYVDSMVKLTIPEDGGRALTDGEIVSLCSEFLSAGTDTTATTLQWILANLVRNPAMQDRLRDEVNGVVGDATGGEVREDDLQAMPYLKAVVLEGLRRHPPGHYVLPHAAHEDTTLDGYRVPASAPVNFAVGEIGLDEEVWDAPAEFRPERFLPGGEGEDVDLTGSKEIKMMPFGAGRRVCPGMALALLHLEYFVANLVREFEWREADGEEVDLTEKLEFTVVMKRPLRARAVPLRSPPPAVAAA